From Pseudobacteriovorax antillogorgiicola, the proteins below share one genomic window:
- a CDS encoding bifunctional homocysteine S-methyltransferase/methylenetetrahydrofolate reductase yields the protein MSARLSFTEVLSQKIALLFDGATGTELYNRGLFINRCFEEANLSNPNLIRELHEDYVKAGAQVLSTNSWGANSFKLRTHNLHDKTYEINKKAASIAREAIGPDGYVAGSVGPLGVRIEPWGPTSFEEAKNSFKEQIKGLVDGGVDVISLETFGDISELQQAILASRELNPKMPVIAMITINPEGQMPVGTPAEWAIKKITEWGVDALGFNCSVGPQPIMSAVKKIQNTTRCPIVVQPNAGLPKQVDGRTIYMCTPEYMAEFTKHFLEAGVQFVGGCCGTSPQHIKSMAQAFRHQKAMRHSEGDLSPEFSSIEHTSSGDICAEGCERVPLEKKSKWAQKIANGQMVSSVELLPPSSVLPDKILERSKQLKDAGVDAINIPDGPRASARMSAILTSVMIEQKVGIETVLHYTCRDRNLLGMQSDMMGAHAIGLRNMLLVTGDPPKLGNYPDATGVFDIDAIGLTNMVHRLNGGLDLGGRPIGEPTALTIGVGVNPVHRDFDYEMKRFKYKVEAGAEWAITQPVFDLRALYKFIDHIEKENIKIPIIAGIWPLLSFRNAQFMNNEVPGVVIPDEIMKRMAEPQSPEDAKKVGVEIAHTMVEELGDSVQGIQVSAPFGRADLALKVLGK from the coding sequence ATGAGCGCTCGACTCTCTTTTACAGAAGTCCTTAGTCAGAAAATAGCCTTACTATTCGATGGTGCTACCGGTACTGAACTATATAATCGCGGTCTGTTTATCAACCGCTGCTTTGAAGAAGCTAACCTCAGCAATCCAAACCTTATCCGAGAGCTTCACGAAGACTATGTGAAAGCCGGGGCTCAGGTTTTATCGACCAATAGTTGGGGAGCTAACTCCTTTAAACTACGGACTCACAACCTTCACGACAAAACCTATGAAATCAACAAGAAGGCTGCGAGTATAGCCCGCGAGGCCATAGGCCCTGATGGATATGTAGCTGGCTCAGTAGGGCCGTTAGGTGTGCGAATTGAGCCCTGGGGTCCAACATCTTTCGAAGAGGCAAAGAACTCCTTCAAAGAGCAGATCAAAGGGCTGGTCGATGGTGGCGTTGATGTGATTAGTTTGGAAACTTTCGGTGATATCTCAGAATTACAGCAGGCAATCCTCGCCTCGCGAGAGTTAAACCCGAAGATGCCTGTGATTGCCATGATCACCATTAACCCAGAAGGTCAAATGCCGGTGGGTACTCCGGCGGAGTGGGCCATAAAGAAGATTACAGAATGGGGCGTGGATGCCTTGGGCTTTAATTGCTCTGTGGGCCCTCAACCAATCATGTCCGCTGTTAAGAAGATTCAAAATACAACACGCTGCCCTATTGTAGTGCAGCCTAATGCAGGCCTTCCCAAACAGGTAGACGGCCGCACAATCTACATGTGCACCCCGGAATATATGGCTGAGTTCACCAAGCACTTTCTTGAGGCTGGTGTCCAATTTGTTGGTGGGTGCTGTGGAACATCACCTCAGCATATCAAAAGCATGGCTCAGGCCTTCCGCCACCAGAAGGCGATGCGACACTCAGAAGGAGATCTGTCACCAGAGTTTTCAAGCATCGAACACACTAGCTCTGGGGATATCTGTGCCGAAGGCTGTGAACGGGTTCCTCTAGAGAAAAAATCCAAGTGGGCCCAAAAAATCGCCAATGGTCAGATGGTATCCAGCGTCGAGTTACTGCCACCATCGAGCGTCTTGCCAGATAAAATCCTAGAGCGTTCCAAACAGCTAAAAGACGCTGGCGTCGATGCCATCAACATCCCGGACGGCCCTCGTGCTAGCGCCCGTATGAGTGCTATTCTCACGTCGGTGATGATTGAGCAGAAGGTTGGAATTGAAACAGTTCTTCACTACACCTGCCGGGATCGTAACCTTCTAGGCATGCAATCTGATATGATGGGTGCCCATGCCATTGGTTTGCGTAATATGCTTCTTGTCACTGGTGATCCTCCCAAGCTTGGCAACTATCCCGATGCCACCGGCGTCTTTGATATTGATGCCATTGGCCTCACCAATATGGTTCATAGACTGAATGGTGGCCTTGACTTAGGTGGTCGCCCGATTGGAGAACCAACAGCATTAACTATTGGCGTTGGTGTTAATCCTGTGCACCGAGACTTCGACTATGAAATGAAGCGTTTCAAATACAAGGTGGAAGCCGGTGCCGAGTGGGCCATCACCCAACCGGTTTTCGATCTGAGAGCGCTCTATAAGTTTATCGATCATATTGAAAAAGAGAATATCAAGATCCCGATCATCGCTGGGATTTGGCCTCTGCTTAGCTTCCGTAACGCTCAGTTTATGAACAACGAGGTTCCTGGTGTGGTGATTCCCGATGAAATCATGAAGCGGATGGCTGAGCCTCAGTCACCCGAGGACGCTAAAAAAGTGGGAGTTGAGATCGCTCATACCATGGTCGAGGAACTTGGCGATAGCGTTCAAGGCATCCAGGTATCAGCTCCATTCGGACGCGCTGACCTTGCTCTCAAAGTTCTTGGCAAGTAG
- a CDS encoding DUF4423 domain-containing protein, which yields MNTILEHDCYRDVILAFVKETHCTQRQIAQESGIHTSYFSRVMKLGADFSNEQLYAIGKVLGLYNWRLDYFLLLGDLSRSGLHSHKTYIKNKIDECRRMHSKVIDKLQGVCAPLSEENIATYYSSTLTARVHMLLTIPKFRFHVMMLQKKLRISEKLLGQELKKLEQLKIISREGGEIKVLKRSIHLEESHPASIDNHRNWRIETLHKLSHGEASHADFHLSATFSGNEKTKIQIKEILKQAIVESQKKVRDSQDLDDVFHIGIDLY from the coding sequence ATGAATACCATCCTAGAACATGATTGCTACCGAGATGTCATCTTGGCTTTCGTCAAGGAAACTCACTGTACCCAGAGACAGATAGCCCAGGAATCCGGTATTCACACCAGCTATTTTTCGCGGGTGATGAAGTTAGGAGCGGATTTCTCCAATGAGCAACTCTATGCTATCGGAAAGGTGCTTGGGCTTTATAATTGGCGGCTGGATTATTTCTTGCTGCTTGGAGATTTGTCTCGAAGTGGTCTCCACAGTCACAAGACATATATTAAAAATAAGATCGATGAATGTCGACGGATGCACTCCAAGGTGATTGACAAGCTTCAGGGTGTCTGCGCACCACTTTCTGAAGAAAATATCGCCACCTACTACAGTTCGACTCTCACAGCACGTGTTCACATGTTGCTTACAATTCCTAAGTTCCGTTTTCATGTGATGATGCTGCAAAAGAAACTGAGAATTTCTGAAAAGCTACTAGGCCAGGAGCTTAAGAAACTTGAGCAATTGAAAATTATTTCACGGGAAGGCGGTGAGATTAAGGTTCTCAAGAGATCCATTCACTTAGAAGAAAGTCATCCAGCATCGATCGATAATCATAGGAATTGGCGAATTGAAACCCTTCATAAGCTGAGTCATGGTGAGGCGAGTCATGCAGATTTCCACCTCTCGGCAACCTTTAGTGGCAATGAAAAAACTAAGATTCAAATCAAAGAAATTCTGAAGCAAGCCATCGTTGAATCGCAAAAAAAGGTGCGAGATAGTCAGGATCTAGATGATGTGTTTCATATTGGGATTGACTTATATTAG